In Drosophila kikkawai strain 14028-0561.14 unplaced genomic scaffold, DkikHiC1v2 scaffold_209, whole genome shotgun sequence, the DNA window atatttccattcttgggctagaatattcaatgttaagatatatgcgaaatataacttgataatttttctcttttatgaaattaagtggtggtcctgaaaaggaccgattGTTGAGAAGTACAGACTGTACTGATTTTTTAACCGCCGAAACCGTACAGGGTGCGGCCTTGTCTCTTCAGGGCGTAGACGACGTCCATGGCTGTGACGGTCTTCCTCTTGGCGTGTTCAGTGTAGGTGACGGCATCACGGATCACGTTCTCCAAAAACACCTTCAGAACACCACGGGTTTCCTCGTAAATGAGTCCCGAAATGCGCTTCACGCCGCCACGCCGAGCCAGACGACGGATGGCTGGCTTTGTGATACCCTGGATGTTATCACGCAGCACTTTGCGATGACGCTTGGCGCCACCTTTTCCCAAGCCTTTGCCTCCTTTACCGCGACCAGtcatttttcactattttatttttacacttcgAAAGTCACCACTGAACTAATGTAGAAGCCGCGTCGGCCGCTCCTATTTATACCTAAACTCTGCTCTGCACGAGCGAGCCCGAACGCTATGGCCTTCTCGCTCTGTGCTCGACAAACGAAATGGCATGTGCTTCGACTAGCTCTCTCTTTTCCACCCTCCACGTTTTGCTATATAAGAGGGTAGGCAATGCGCAGCTCGTTTATTGTGTTTTCAGACTCGTGAAGTAAACAGTGGACAGACagtgaaaataagaagaatataaaatggcccGTACCAAGCAGACCGCTCGCAAATCGACTGGTGGCAAGGCGCCACGCAAACAACTGGCAACCAAGGCCGCTCGCAAGAGTGCCCCAGCCACCGGTGGTGTGAAGAAGCCCCATCGCTATCGCCCCGGAACTGTGGCTCTGCGTGAGATCCGTCGCTACCAGAAGAGTACCGAGCTGCTGATCCGCAAGCTGCCTTTCCAGCGCTTGGTGCGTGAAATCGCTCAGGACTTCAAGACTGACCTGCGCTTCCAGAGCTCGGCCGTGATGGCTCTGCAGGAAGCTAGCGAAGCCTACCTGGTTGGTCTCTTTGAAGATACCAACTTGTGTGCCATCCACGCCAAGCGAGTCACAATCATGCCCAAGGACATCCAGCTGGCCCGTCGTATCCGTGGCGAGCGTGCTTAAGTTGAGATTGCTTCGACTAGCAAATAGCGtcaatacattttgtacaaatcggtccttttcaggaccacaaacatatttataatagagattatacattttcatatataatttacatactacaaataaaacattcccggttttgcgtttttatggttaaatatCTTATAGTCAGAGAtcgatcttaaaatatataaatacaaatatttacaattatttagataGTGCGATACTCTATTGGTATCTACGGAATGTAgggacatttatattattttaattcagggaatttttaaaagattaaaaaggtatattaaaaaaccaaattgtaccgtgtttgatcaaattgatgtggttttaatcaaacacaatccagtatatttactttaattagcttaaggggggatatacatgtaaaccaaaattttttttggtttaaaaaatagtttgttacttaaagaatatactgtgtaagtttcattatcgaattccaactccaagtgcctcaaatcaactaTATACGCAAGGTATATAAGTGTTAAACGTATTTTtctctgcttaaaatttttgcatttttacctatgctatgggcacgattcacaaaaaactatgtaacatatcggagtgaatcaaaaattattatgatcagcatgaaattatcttctatttgaacctaaatgcgggtaatacaaatgaatattactattttttaagagggtgggaagtgaaatctgattacctgaaaatggcatttttccttaggaaattatttcctacattaaaaaattcacgaaaaatgtctacattttgaccgtttacatgtatatcccccttaAGGCCTGAAGTTGGTATagctaaactaaaatttcgcgcaatttgaattacgcgttaatttcataataaataaataaataaataaaatatttacttaagttattaagttcgaaataaatgtattcaaactgcttgatttgaacattttatttaagtaataaaaaacaaatcaatttgttttttctatttttcttaagatattaatattacacttataaactaaaaatccatcaaattaaatgcttaaaagatttaatttcccGTCTCCTTGGGTACTGTGCTCAAGAAAACTCGAATATAAACGTTGTATGGGGAACATAATAGGCCATTTCCAAGaaacaaatgcataaattcagtttaaacttttattaactaaaacatgtgtcctatttattttacaaaattgacaaaaactaatatattttaaaatattaatattttttaggtagccaaaaccatacccgaaagtaccaagaaagccgacaatttatgtatgaaaggccaatttgaaagtggtcaaaaaataccataatttgtttaaaacgaaaatattttgagtgtTCCCGCAAGTAAAAGGTTCAAATTTCactctttctaaaaaatattcataatattcataaattttaatattttaacagatgatttttcacgaaatgctttggtcaaaaatgcaaatcttgaacttcagacacttttacaaaatgatccaaagaataatttcacattaaaataactaaacatgttttatgaaacatttaagtgcttaaaataattaaaacattctaccatttaaaaatataacattgagaaaagaagaaattaaaactgCACATCGATCAAACATAGGCAACGTAAATGAGCGCTGCCAAGCACATAGTTATACTGCTCTCCTCCTCGATTCTCATATCAACGAGGGACGTCGGGTCTAGAACGCTCGCGCCACAtctatacaaacaaaagtgtttttcgttagctttcgaaaataattagtgAAGCAAAAATGTCCGACTCTGCAGTGGCAACATCCGCGTCCTGAGTAATAAACTGAGTAAACTTGACTGAGTGACCGAAGtgaaaaagtggaaaagtgaaaagtgatctgaaaaagaaagaaagagacaGAATCATACTGAAAAGTGAAAGAGACAGAATATAGTGGAAAAGTGAAGGAGACACTGGAGAGAGACGAAGCTCCCACAGTTGATGGTTGTGTAGCGAACCAACCAGAATCGCACGCGAGTGTAACGAGCGAGTTAATCGGTGCGAGCGCAAGCGTGATCCCCCAATGTAAGGGGGAGAGTACCTTAACTCCGAGTGCGGGAAATCTGGAACCTGCAAATACGAGTGCAAGTGAGACGGGCGACACCGTTGGGCACGCGCCCTCGGCTGTGGCATTTTCGCCGTTAACTGGTGAGCCATGTGCGCCAGCTACCAGCGCATACATAAAGTGtgaaaagcaaattaaaaaaaatcatcgcATCAGCCCCTATATGGGCAAGAAATATAAAACTCCAAAAAGTCCCAAGAGCCCGAAAAAAGGCCACCAAGCTGATATGGCCGAGGGTGAGGGCATATCGACGGCTCCTGCCACACAAACCAGTGCAGCTGCCTCAACTGCGGCCGCAGCCACTAtggaagcaacaacaacaaacgcagCGCTGGCACTCTCTGCGACACCAGCAGCGGCAAGCATCAACGAAACGATTAGTGTGACCCTCCCCCACCAAACACAAAGGGGTAAGAGGAAGCATCACAGCGACACGTCTGCAGCTACGTCAAGCGCCAACAACAGTGGCagcgacggcagcagcagtgacGACGGAATGATCAGCGACGGCCTCCACAACGGAAGCAACGATGGCATCCACTACGaaagcgacaacaacaacaacaatgccgTTCCGaaaaccaacaacagcagcaacggcTGCACCAGCTGcatcgacaacaacaacaacacggaCAAAGTCCTCATCGATAAGGAGGAGCTACTCAGCCTCCGCACGGAGATCTACCTACTGCGCCAACGTCTGGCAAACGTGGAAAGAGGCTCCAATATAAAACAGCAGCTGGCTAGCCTGGGGCTAGCTGGCAACATCCAGCAATTCGAAGGCAACAAGTTTGCACCACTCTTCGAAGATGACCACGAAGAAGACGACGAAATGTCTGAAGCCAATGAAGACATTTGCAACTATGACGCCGAATTCCCAACACTTATGGGTAGTGGcgaaaacaacagcagcagcaacggcagcaactataaaaacaacaatagcaacaacaacagcggaaAAATAGttaacaagaacaacaacaaaaacaacaacaaaaggcagAGCCCTCCCGCACAGCCAAATTCATctacaaacaaatacaaaataaaaatcaacaaaagcagcaacaacatccaTGGGCAGAGCCCTCCTGCAGAGTCCATGGATGTCGACGACGATGGAAACATCAATTACATCGACAGcagcgatgatgatgacgccGAGCTGGATGAAATTCTGGGGCCGCGACTAGCTGCACTGcgagcagcagcggcatcaGCGAAAGCGGCAGCTACAAAGTCTACATCTACATCAGCAATAGCAGCAGCTAAAACAGCAGCGGCCGCTAAATCTTCAACTGGAGCAGCATTTAAGGCGGcgcaacaaaagcagcaatcaacaacagcagcagcagtagcagctaTAAAAACCAAGATGCCGATAATAGCAGTCTACAATGCAGAACCAAAAGCAATTACGGGTATGTTAAGAAAGATAATCAGGGATAACacctttgttttaaatattataaataaaaatttaatcaacATTAAAGTAAACAAACTAGAAGAtttcataaaaacaaaagaacaactaaagataaataaatgcaattactACACATACACCCCCGACGAGTTAAAGTATCACTCATTAATCATCAAAAAGCTACCCATACAATCGTACGGAATGGAAGATGTAAAGTCGGCACTAGCCGACTCACTCCCAAATGTAAATATCACCTCaatcaaaatctttaaaaacaaattctggCTTATTCAAATTGATAAGGCAGAACACATTAAACAGGTCCtacaattaaaaacattactAAATTGTCGAATAAATATCGAGGGTATTAGGAagaataaaaaccaaattcgGCAATGTTACAATTGCCAAAGATTCACTCATACAGCGGCTAATTGCAATATGCCGCATCGCTGTGTAAAATGCACAAATACACATCCACCTGGACAATGTACTGTACAGAAAACAAACGAACTTGACGAAAATGGGGAACAAATTCGTAATGTCAAATGCGTGAACTGTGGGGGTAATCACACGGCCAACGCCAAAATATGTCAAGTTCGCATCGATAtccttaaaaaactaaaagaaagaaaagagacTGAAAATAATCGACGAGCACAAACAAATAACCGTATCAACTCTGTAATACAAAATGGCAAATCCTTTGCATCCCTATTCAATCCAAATCTGAACCAAAATTCCAATTCAAATGCCAATTCAGGTCGCATTGTAACCTCAAATCCAACGCTTAGAAAGCATATGGAGGCGAGACTCGCAACTCCGCACAAGTCAAACCTTACACAAAGTACCAATAAGAACAATAATAACATCAACTCCAGCTCCCTTTTCAATAATCTAAATAGCGATGCCCTTGAATTTTTCGGTGCAGACATATTTCATTGCCTAACCGTAATGAAAAACACTGtaaacaaatatacaaatattcagACACCAACAACAAATCCAAGCgagattaaaaaacaaaaacaacaaattctaTTAGATTTCCTAATACAAATGTCTATGTCAGTATCCACTCCATTGAATGCGTAGATTACGATGTATGTTTCAGAATGTCAACTCAATTGTTTCATTGCAAAAAAGACATGAATTCGATCAACTACTAAACCATTATCGTCCATTTTTAATGCTCATTGCTGAGCATAGACTAAATCGTCGACATTAgatgaaattaacaaaatatcaaTTCATTCGACAGCAAATCGGAACCACTGATACCAATATCATGCGCAGATCACTGTCAATATAACCAGAAAACAAATACACATCGGTAGCAATATGCATACCGAAcgatattaaatacaaatcttAAATAACTAGCCGCCCAattgcaacagcaacagaggCACTCCACAACTGTAAAAAACTTCGTCAATGAAGTTTTTGAAACACAGCTGTCGGAGCAAATATAGTTAACGTCAGTCCAACCCAAACAGATGATGGTAAATGGCAAGGTGCCGATGATATCGGTTTCACCAACGTCAACCAGGTATTTGATGAAAACCCATTGAGAAAAATAGTGTGAGGTAGGAGCGCTTTCAAAGTATACCACTCACCACTCAACTTAAATGTGAAATATTTAGAACAGCTCAAATAACTCGGGCTGGTGTATGATGATAATAACAATTTAGTATTTTGCCACAGGAAACAAAGTACAAATCTAAACCGTTTAACGGCAGAAAACCTGATCTtttcaataaatcaataagttATACATTGGTGTTACCCTTTGTCTATCTTAACTTACCACTAttatcatatatgtatatatacatatatagaaaataactgcaattacaaaaacaattacaatctcaattattaaattattaattaattaagttaattaattactagtattaatattattaagtattatcattatcattattatttttcgtttccttttattttttcgttttataCCTCCTCCTCCCCTGTAAATAGCTCCCCCCCTTTTTCCCCCTAATATCTAGTCATAGTTTTAATCTTAGATTTagtaaacacacaaaaacaccaAGCGCATACTGGGTTTTGCTCAAAAAGAGTTTTTCCccaataagtaaataaacgtAAACACACAAAAGTGATCtcgaaaaatcaaaaacaaaaatgctttaaacaATGTACCATTGAAAAACACAAAAGTAATTAACGCCTTGATAAGCAGCATAGCACGAGGCAATATAACACAAACctaaaagaaattatactAAGCTTGTcacttaattataaatatttaaaataaggaaaaatgttAGCCTTAAGACCAAAATGACAAATAAACctgaacttgaacttgaacttgctcgcgccatttctatacaaacaaaagtgtttttcgttagctttcgaaaataattagtgAAGCAAAAATGTCCGACTCTGCAGTGGCAACATCCGCGTCCCCAGTGGCTGCCCCACCAGCGCCAGTTGAGAAGAAGGTGGCCGCCAAAAAGGCATCTGGTTCAGGAGCTAccaaggccaagaaggcaGCAGTTCCACCATCACATCCGCCAACTCAACAAATGGTGGATGCTTCCATCAAGAACTTGAAGGAGCGTGGTGGCTCATCGCTTCTGGCaatcaagaaatatatcaCTGCCACCTACAAATGCGACGCCCAGAAACTGGCTCCATTCATCAAGAAGTACTTGAAGTCCGCAGTGGCTAATGGAAAGCTGATCcaaacaaagggaaagggtgcgtctggttccttcaaactgtcggcctctgccaaaaaggagcccaagccaaaggttgcggctgctgagaaaaaagtcaaaagcaaGAAGGTAGTCACCAAGAAAGCCGGAGCCACCGCAAAGAAAGCCGCCGGAGCTGCTGACAAGAAACCCAAGGCTAAGAAGGCCGTTGCCACCAAGAAGACTgccgagaagaagaaaactgagaaggccaaaggccaaggatgccaagaaaactggagtcgtaaaggcaaagccagcagcagcaaaggctaagccggccgccgcgaagccaaaggcagccaaggcacCGAAGGCCAAGGCAGCAGCGTCCGCCAAGCCTAAGAAGGCAGTGAAGAAAGCAACTGCTCCGGCTACCGCTAAGAAGCCGAAAGCCAAGACCACGGCGTCGAAGAAGTAAATTAAGATAATCTTAATTATGGCAATTTTagatttcgaaatctgaaatttgaaattgatttaaacaagcccttttcagggctacaaaacttttttaaaagagagctaaattatcaattttttaaaattacaaatagtgTTCCCGCTTCCTTTAAAACCcagaagtatttatatatttgataataaataataatactaataaattaattttcggagGAAAATAGCGTATCGCAGTCAAGAGTCatgtccgaccctataaaccatattaatttttggtcagCATATCGATCTAAGTCGATTTTTTGGtagaattactttttttttccaaattttttaaaggggtcacatttaaattgtactattccaggaaaattttaattcgaaatagattttatattttacaggacagcttttggttttaaaatggaagctttatatatttaaagaaaaattaggcTTTTGAAAATTCAGATTCTTTGGTAAAACTTTTTGTGGCCCTGAAAAGGGCCTTTTTAATGCTTCTCCGCATCCGCGGGGAAATTTACTTGGAGCTGGTGTACTTGGTGACAGCCTTGGTTCCCTCACTGACGGCGTGCTTTGCCAACTCTCCGGGCAGGAGCAGACGAACAGCAGTTTGGATTTCCCGACTGGTGATGGTCGAGCGCTTGTTGTAGTGCGCCAGACGAGAAGCCTCGGCAGCAATGCGCTCGAAGATGTCATTCACAAAGCTGTTCATGATGCTCATCGCCTTCGAGGAAATGCCAGTGTCGGGATGGACCTGCTTCAGGACCTTGTAGATGTAGATAGCATAGCTCTCCTTCCTCttccgcttcttcttcttgtcgtTCTTAGTGATGTTCTTCTGGGCCTTGCCAGCCTTCTTGGCTGCCTTTCCACTGGTTTTAGGcggcattattttttcacttcacttcactttgcgATTAACTCACTTTTCATAGCAGTCGGGCTTGGGTGTTCGctcttatactttttttcaagCAATGTTTTCAGGTCTAAGGCGACCCACCCCTAACTGAACGCACAGGCAGaactaaaagtataaattcgTGACAAGCTGGGCAGCCGGCAACATTCGTTCttcgtgtgtgtgcagtgaataaagtgaaataagagaaaatgtcTGGTCGTGGAAAAGGTGGCAAAGTTAAGGGAAAGGCAAAGTCCCGGTCCAACCGTGCCGGACTTCAGTTCCCTGTCGGCCGTATCCATCGTCTGCTCCGCAAGGGCAACTACGCCGAGCGCGTCGGTGCCGGCGCTCCAGTTTACCTGGCTGCCGTGATGGAATATCTGGCCGCTGAGGTTCTCGAGTTGGCTGGCAATGCTGCTCGTGACAACAAGAAGACGAGGATCATCCCGCGTCATCTGCAGCTGGCCATCCGCAACGACGAAGAGTTGAACAAGCTGCTCTCCGGCGTCACCATTGCCCAGGGAGGTGTGTTGCccaacatccaggctgttctgttgcccaagaagaccgagaagaaggcttaagcgttcaaaaagcgtgccagcaaccttgtacataaaaacaaactcaaacccaaacgtccttttcaggacgaccaaactattttaaaagaaacttacattttcaaatatgcctagctaagtttaaacaatattaataattatataataaataaatttatatatataaaatatacatataatatttatatttttggttatcgctatgcagaaaccaatagtacagTCGCCAGAGAAATTCCAGTAACGAAACAAGACCGAGAAGGCTTAAGCGTTCAAAAAGCGTGCCAGCaaccttgtacataaaaacaaactcaaacccaaacgtccttttcaggacgaccaaactattttaaaagaaacttacattttcaaatatgcctagctaagtttaaacaatattaataattatataataaataaatttatatatatataatatacatataatatttatatttttggttatcgctatgcagaaaccaatagtacagtcgtcagagaaattccaggacatggacaatgAACATTGTCATTGCAAGACAGTTTACGCTACCTAAAGATGTGATTGTCTTCCTACGGAAACCCCGACCAAttcaaataaagatatttccattcttgggctagaatattcaatgttaagatatatgcgaaatataacttgataatttttctcttttatgaaattaagtggtggtcctgaaaaggaccgattGTTGAGAAGTACAGACTGTACTGATTTTTTAACCGCCGAAACCGTACAGGGTGCGGCCTTGTCTCTTCAGGGCGTAGACGACGTCCATGGCTGTGACGGTCTTCCTCTTGGCGTGTTCAGTGTAGGTGACGGCATCACGGATCACGTTCTCCAAAAACACCTTCAGAACACCACGGGTTTCCTCGTAAATGAGTCCCGAAATGCGCTTCACGCCGCCACGCCGAGCCAGACGACGGATGGCTGGCTTTGTGATACCCTGGATGTTATCACGCAGCACTTTGCGATGACGCTTGGCGCCACCTTTTCCCAAGCCTTTGCCTCCTTTACCGCGACCAGtcatttttcactattttatttttacacttcgAAAGTCACCACTGAACTAATGTAGAAGCCGCGTCGGCCGCTCCTATTTATACCTAAACTCTGCTCTGCACGAGCGAGCCCGAACGCTATGGCCTTCTCGCTCTGTGCTCGACAAACGAAATGGCATGTGCTTCGACTAGCTCTCTCTTTTCCACCCTCCACGTTTTGCTATATAAGAGGGTAGGCAATGCGCAGCTCGTTTATTGTGTTTTCAGACTCGTGAAGTAAACAGTGGACAGACagtgaaaataagaagaatataaaatggcccGTACCAAGCAGACCGCTCGCAAATCGACTGGTGGCAAGGCGCCACGCAAACAACTGGCAACCAAGGCCGCTCGCAAGAGTGCCCCAGCCACCGGTGGTGTGAAGAAGCCCCATCGCTATCGCCCCGGAACTGTGGCTCTGCGTGAGATCCGTCGCTACCAGAAGAGTACCGAGCTGCTGATCCGCAAGCTGCCTTTCCAGCGCTTGGTGCGTGAAATCGCTCAGGACTTCAAGACTGACCTGCGCTTCCAGAGCTCGGCCGTGATGGCTCTGCAGGAAGCTAGCGAAGCCTACCTGGTTGGTCTCTTTGAAGATACCAACTTGTGTGCCATCCACGCCAAGCGAGTCACAATCATGCCCAAGGACATCCAGCTGGCCCGTCGTATCCGTGGCGAGCGTGCTTAAGTTGAGATTGCTTCGACTAGCAAATAGCGtcaatacattttgtacaaatcggtccttttcaggaccacaaacatatttataatagagattatacattttcatatataatttacatactacaaataaaacattcccggttttgcgtttttatggttaaatatCTTATAGTCAGAGAtcgatcttaaaatatataaatacaaatatttacaattatttagataGTGCGATACTCTATTGGTATCTACGGAATGTAgggacatttatattattttaattcagggaatttttaaaagattaaaaaggtatattaaaaaaccaaattgtaccgtgtttgatcaaattgatgtggttttaatcaaacacaatccagtatatttactttaattagcttaaggggggatatacatgtaaaccaaaattttttttggtttaaaaaatagtttgttacttaaagaatatactgtgtaagtttcattatcgaattccaactccaagtgcctcaaatcaactaTATACGCAAGGTATATAAGTGTTAAACGTATTTTtctctgcttaaaatttttgcatttttacctatgctatgggcacgattcacaaaaaactatgtaacatatcggagtgaatcaaaaattattatgatcagcatgaaattatcttctatttgaacctaaatgcgggtaatacaaatgagtattactattttttaagagggtgggaagtgaaatctgattacctgaaaatggcatttttccttaggaaattatttcctacattaaaaaattcacgaaaaatgtctacattttgaccgtttacatgtatatcccccttaAGGCCTGAAGTTGGTATagctaaactaaaatttcgcgcaatttgaattacgcgttaatttcataataaataaataaataaataattaaaatatttacttaagttattaagttcgaaataaatgtattcaaactgcttgatttgaacattttatttaagtaataaaaaacaaatcaatttgttttttctatttttcttaagatattaatattacacttataaactaaaaatccatcaaattaaatgcttaaaagatTTCATTTCCCGTCTCCTTGGGTACTGTGCTCAAGAAAACTCGAATATGAACGTTGTATGGGGAACATAATAGGCCATTTCCAAGaaacaaatgcataaattcagtttaaacttttattaactaaaacatgtgtcctatttattttacaaaattgacaaaaactaatatattttaaaatattaatattttttaggtagccaaaaccatacccgaaagtaccaagaaagccgacaatttatgtatgaaagggccaatttgaaagtggtcaaaaaataccataatttgtttaaaacgaaaatattttgagtgtTCCCGCAAGTAAAAGGTTCAAATTTCactctttctaaaaaatattcataatattcataaattttaatattttaacagatgatttttcacgaaatgctttggtcaaaaatgcaaatcttgaacttcagacacttttacaaaatgatccaaacaataatttcacattaaaataactaaacatgttttatgaaacatttaagtgcttaaaataattaaaacattctaccatttaaaaatataacattgagaaaagaagaaaataaaactgcacATCGATCAAACATAGGCAACGTAAATGAGCGCTGCCAAACACATAGTTATACTGCTCTCCTCCTCGATTCTCATATCAACGAGGGACGTCGGGTCTAGACCGCTCGCGCCATttctatacaaacaaaagtgtttttcgttagctttcgaaaataattagtgAAGCAAAAATGTCCGACTCTGCAGTGGCAACATCCGCGTCCCCAGTGGCTGCCCCACCAGCGCCAGTTGAGAAGAAGGTGGCCGCCAAAAAGGCATCTGGTTCAGGAGCTAccaaggccaagaaggcaGCAGTTCCACCATCACATCC includes these proteins:
- the LOC108072854 gene encoding histone H4; translated protein: MTGRGKGGKGLGKGGAKRHRKVLRDNIQGITKPAIRRLARRGGVKRISGLIYEETRGVLKVFLENVIRDAVTYTEHAKRKTVTAMDVVYALKRQGRTLYGFGG
- the LOC138929462 gene encoding histone H3, whose translation is MARTKQTARKSTGGKAPRKQLATKAARKSAPATGGVKKPHRYRPGTVALREIRRYQKSTELLIRKLPFQRLVREIAQDFKTDLRFQSSAVMALQEASEAYLVGLFEDTNLCAIHAKRVTIMPKDIQLARRIRGERA
- the LOC138929459 gene encoding uncharacterized protein DDB_G0286447-like, which codes for MGKKYKTPKSPKSPKKGHQADMAEGEGISTAPATQTSAAASTAAAATMEATTTNAALALSATPAAASINETISVTLPHQTQRGKRKHHSDTSAATSSANNSGSDGSSSDDGMISDGLHNGSNDGIHYESDNNNNNAVPKTNNSSNGCTSCIDNNNNTDKVLIDKEELLSLRTEIYLLRQRLANVERGSNIKQQLASLGLAGNIQQFEGNKFAPLFEDDHEEDDEMSEANEDICNYDAEFPTLMGSGENNSSSNGSNYKNNNSNNNSGKIVNKNNNKNNNKRQSPPAQPNSSTNKYKIKINKSSNNIHGQSPPAESMDVDDDGNINYIDSSDDDDAELDEILGPRLAALRAAAASAKAAATKSTSTSAIAAAKTAAAAKSSTGAAFKAAQQKQQSTTAAAVAAIKTKMPIIAVYNAEPKAITAVGANIVNVSPTQTDDGKWQGADDIGFTNVNQVFDENPLRKIV
- the LOC121502554 gene encoding histone H1-like — protein: MSDSAVATSASPVAAPPAPVEKKVAAKKASGSGATKAKKAAVPPSHPPTQQMVDASIKNLKERGGSSLLAIKKYITATYKCDAQKLAPFIKKYLKSAVANGKLIQTKGKGASGSFKLSASAKKEPKPKVAAAEKKVKSKKVVTKKAGATAKKAAGAADKKPKAKKAVATKKTAEKKKTEKAKGQGCQENWSRKGKASSSKG
- the LOC121502561 gene encoding histone H2B, giving the protein MPPKTSGKAAKKAGKAQKNITKNDKKKKRKRKESYAIYIYKVLKQVHPDTGISSKAMSIMNSFVNDIFERIAAEASRLAHYNKRSTITSREIQTAVRLLLPGELAKHAVSEGTKAVTKYTSSK
- the LOC121502559 gene encoding histone H2A, whose product is MSGRGKGGKVKGKAKSRSNRAGLQFPVGRIHRLLRKGNYAERVGAGAPVYLAAVMEYLAAEVLELAGNAARDNKKTRIIPRHLQLAIRNDEELNKLLSGVTIAQGGVLPNIQAVLLPKKTEKKA